The Candidatus Krumholzibacteriia bacterium genome contains a region encoding:
- a CDS encoding fused MFS/spermidine synthase, giving the protein MRRATLLACLFLSGAAGLIAEVCWIRRASLVFGSTTLATSSVVAVFFLGLALGSWLFGRLSLRLARPLRLYGWLEIGLAALVLASSATFAGAEALYGHFYRAAAGSTWITRILLVAVVILPPTVLMGGTLPLFCRQFVQGQARIVAGVGLLYALNTLGAAAGCAASGFLLIPALGLHRTLLIGAFLSLMAGITAAVSRAPATFLASPSAGRNREPSGTRQRAAASSHGISLTEVQRRSVVPWLFFAVGFVALGYEVLWTRFLALVVRTTLHTYTLSLTVVLLGIFLGSCMASRLSNGVTGRPRLFGALQVLGGLVMLATMLLPPRAWQVLHSETWTCFALALVPAILSGASLPIAVRLVALDPLQVGRVTGTLTAVNTLGGIVGALLVGFVTLPHLGLQRSMFLTSGVALVSGFAAWWVLDRRPRLVVRLLAIAVCTGLWLALPRLLPTRLPADFLSAREVLVDYKEGLETNLAVVRKQRALQLEADRWWQGQDRKTHQIMAAHLPMLLHSRPQRVLVVGVGAGQTPERVLLYGPKQLSCIDIEPAVFDLVRRHFPSTWMDDPRVRLLREDGRNYIAHTGERYDVIALEVGQVFRPGAAAFYTTDFYRRARARLEPGGLLSQFVPLAFLSPDTFKSVVASFLAVFPQSLLWYNTSELLLVGANAERIQIDPARLDLLASDAAIHDDLSWSYWDGPAYWLNQAPVFLGGFLCGPGGLASLVAAAPLLDDDRPVLASATRKASDQQMNEVPILGQLRSRLEPLAAVLSAPLPDTTLAAAAAVRESNLGDIVASALLRRVETLRDAGRRDEMETLLHDALRANPENVQANRLLADLYLLGGRLDEAQSAYARALALRPDDGASHLGLALLLQVQQRFAEAVAHYEIGLEQDPEDAEAHNNLGAALVQVGDLNGAWQHFEAALRLRPSYTDARQNLERLQAFRSGGATAPPAGSER; this is encoded by the coding sequence ATGCGCCGCGCCACCCTCCTCGCCTGCCTCTTTCTCTCCGGCGCCGCAGGTCTCATCGCCGAGGTGTGCTGGATACGCCGGGCATCTCTCGTCTTCGGCTCGACGACGCTCGCCACGAGCTCGGTGGTGGCGGTCTTCTTTCTCGGTCTCGCGCTCGGCAGCTGGCTCTTCGGCCGGCTTTCGCTGCGCCTCGCCCGCCCTCTCCGCCTGTACGGCTGGCTCGAAATCGGGCTCGCTGCTTTGGTGCTCGCCAGCAGTGCGACGTTCGCTGGCGCCGAGGCGCTCTACGGCCACTTCTATCGCGCCGCTGCGGGCTCGACCTGGATCACGAGGATTCTTCTGGTGGCGGTGGTGATTCTGCCGCCTACCGTGCTGATGGGGGGCACGCTGCCGCTTTTTTGCCGGCAGTTCGTGCAAGGGCAGGCTCGGATCGTGGCGGGAGTGGGACTCCTCTACGCTCTCAACACCCTCGGTGCTGCTGCTGGCTGCGCCGCCTCCGGTTTCCTGCTCATCCCAGCGCTGGGGCTGCATCGCACCCTCCTGATCGGGGCCTTTCTCAGTCTCATGGCGGGAATCACCGCCGCGGTCTCCCGCGCGCCTGCGACATTCCTGGCGTCGCCGAGCGCCGGCCGGAATCGGGAGCCTTCCGGCACGAGACAGAGAGCAGCGGCGAGCAGCCACGGCATTTCGCTGACCGAAGTGCAGCGCCGCTCCGTCGTGCCCTGGCTCTTCTTCGCCGTGGGGTTCGTCGCCCTGGGGTACGAGGTGCTGTGGACGCGCTTCCTCGCGCTCGTGGTGCGCACGACGTTACACACCTACACTCTCAGCCTGACCGTGGTTCTCCTCGGCATCTTTCTCGGCAGTTGTATGGCGTCGAGACTTTCCAATGGCGTCACCGGACGCCCCAGACTCTTCGGAGCCCTGCAGGTTCTCGGCGGCCTGGTGATGCTGGCGACCATGTTGCTGCCGCCGCGGGCATGGCAGGTGCTGCATTCGGAAACCTGGACCTGCTTCGCTCTCGCCCTCGTCCCCGCCATCCTCTCCGGCGCCTCCTTGCCGATCGCAGTGCGCTTGGTGGCGCTCGATCCCCTGCAAGTGGGCCGCGTCACCGGCACGCTGACCGCGGTGAACACCCTGGGCGGGATCGTCGGGGCGCTCCTCGTCGGTTTCGTGACCCTGCCGCACCTCGGCTTGCAGCGCAGCATGTTCCTCACCTCGGGTGTCGCCCTCGTGAGCGGCTTCGCCGCCTGGTGGGTGCTCGATCGCCGCCCCCGCCTCGTGGTTCGCCTGCTCGCGATCGCGGTCTGCACGGGGTTGTGGCTGGCGCTCCCGCGCCTGTTGCCGACGCGGCTGCCCGCGGATTTCCTCTCTGCGCGCGAGGTTCTCGTCGATTACAAGGAGGGGCTCGAAACGAACCTGGCCGTGGTGCGCAAGCAGCGCGCCTTGCAGCTGGAGGCGGACCGCTGGTGGCAAGGGCAGGATCGCAAGACGCACCAGATCATGGCCGCCCATCTCCCCATGCTGCTCCATTCGAGGCCGCAACGCGTGCTCGTGGTCGGCGTGGGCGCGGGCCAGACGCCGGAGCGCGTCTTGCTCTATGGGCCCAAGCAGCTCAGCTGCATCGACATCGAACCGGCAGTTTTCGACCTCGTGCGGCGGCACTTCCCGAGTACATGGATGGACGACCCGCGCGTGCGCCTCCTGCGCGAAGACGGCCGCAACTACATCGCCCACACGGGAGAGCGCTACGACGTCATCGCGCTCGAAGTGGGGCAGGTCTTCCGCCCTGGCGCGGCGGCCTTCTACACCACCGACTTCTACCGGCGCGCCCGGGCCCGACTGGAGCCCGGGGGCCTCCTCTCGCAATTCGTGCCCCTCGCCTTTCTCTCGCCCGATACCTTCAAGAGCGTCGTCGCCTCTTTCCTGGCCGTCTTTCCGCAGAGCCTTCTCTGGTACAACACTTCGGAGCTCCTCCTCGTGGGCGCCAACGCCGAGCGCATCCAGATCGACCCGGCGCGACTCGACCTCCTCGCCTCGGATGCCGCGATCCACGACGATCTGAGCTGGAGCTACTGGGACGGGCCCGCGTACTGGCTCAACCAAGCGCCCGTTTTTCTCGGTGGTTTCCTTTGCGGGCCTGGCGGTCTGGCGTCGCTCGTGGCCGCTGCGCCGCTCCTGGACGACGACCGTCCGGTTCTCGCCTCGGCGACGCGGAAGGCGAGCGACCAGCAGATGAACGAAGTACCGATTCTGGGGCAATTGCGCTCGCGTCTCGAGCCCCTGGCCGCGGTTCTGTCGGCGCCGCTACCGGACACGACGCTCGCTGCTGCGGCCGCGGTACGCGAGAGCAACCTGGGGGACATAGTGGCGAGCGCGCTCCTGCGGCGGGTGGAGACGCTGCGCGATGCCGGGCGCCGCGACGAGATGGAGACGCTCTTGCACGACGCGCTGCGGGCGAACCCGGAGAACGTGCAGGCGAACCGCCTGCTCGCGGACCTTTATCTCCTGGGCGGGCGCCTCGACGAGGCGCAGAGCGCCTACGCTCGGGCCCTGGCGCTCCGCCCGGACGATGGAGCGTCCCATCTCGGTCTCGCCTTGCTCTTGCAGGTGCAGCAGCGCTTCGCGGAGGCCGTCGCGCACTACGAGATCGGCCTCGAGCAAGATCCAGAGGACGCCGAAGCGCACAACAACCTGGGGGCGGCGCTCGTGCAGGTAGGCGACCTGAATGGGGCCTGGCAGCACTTCGAGGCGGCGCTGCGCCTCCGCCCC
- a CDS encoding amino acid adenylation domain-containing protein yields the protein MTPPAFLHRIFERTAARFPAQIAIEIPPSAANPRRARHTYAAIDAAAERLAARLRPLVRGECVVAILLPRVSHHIFVAQLAVLKAGAAYTCIEPDLPAERVRFVLEDSRAVAVLTSSAWKGLAEGAATPAERCIDAVACIDALEAGRDHEGRHTAAARRGRSAASRSEVGSGAPVAGAPPTPAWLQPTSLCYVIYTSGTTGWPKGVMIEHRSIVNLMVADAAFFDLNPRDRIGQLSSCAYDSSVEEIYLAFAVGATLVLMDDDVNRLGPDLVPWLRKERLTMFCPAPTLLRTCPEARPEQDLPDLHTIYVGGEELTPDVANRWAPGRRFVNGYGPTECAVVVTQARVREGLPITIGAPVENNRAWILDAELREVGAGETGELCIEGVNVARGYLHRPDLTQEKFVDHPRYGRIYRTGDLVQRDAAGALLYLGRIDAQVQIRGHRVELGAIESHLSECEGIAAAACKLQEDGRLVAYVVSRNGKPPGVETLRSGLARRLPEYMLPVHYMFVDDLPRMPASGKIDRRALPEIRFEDEGRGRREGSAPRSELEWLVADAMAKHLRFSSHVSVFDDFFHDLGGNSLIAAQVISSLRADERTAGLTVRDLYEARTIAALAAKAAPGSTARQRTAPVTRRRWSGRRVALGSVVQCTCILMGGVGAAAAAFVLLLHLLPALLQRTGLAFLGLALPWLLFAGRALWLPVAFLLAVGTKKLLIGRYTAGRTPYLGSLYVRHWIVQRVVSLVPWGLLEGTTLKNACLRALGARVGRNVTIHTGVELRAGGWDLLEIGDDVTLGRDAMLKLASVHDQEFVLGPITIGSGATVETRACLSAYSSMGEESCLTTLSMLPAGSSIPPGETWDGIPAAGVARTRPAPALTTQERHWSPAAHGALLLLLEFVLGPLVQLPFFAVLLGCALYWQVDGAGVVRWLWAPQAPAPGTLVVLALAVMLGAALVLPLRALACRAMGRTPAGVHSRWGFHFLRLFYKGRSVEAAGKVLNGTLFWPAWLRLAGMRVGRKCEISSIMEVVPELVVLGDESFFADGIYLGAPRLDRGTVSCGETVLGNNTFLGNHVVVPSGSRLPGDILLGVCTRADPKRIRPGTSWFGHPLLELPRREVIAADRRLTHDPAWYRYATRVFWEISRSLLPALPLLLLLAWFKRVVHGYEVQPRTVFTLITLPGTTLVALAIPPALVLGLKWALLGRVREGRHWLWSCWCGRWDLLYVAWADWAHGILSFFEGTVCMTWWLRAMGARIGRRVVLGSGFAQLVDPDMLRCDDDATVACLFQAHSFEDRVLKIAPVHIGAGCSLASGAVLMYGAEIGAGTEVGENSVVMKHEHLLPHHSYVGFPTQLCTPQEPVALPVSMEGAA from the coding sequence GTGACACCGCCCGCTTTCCTGCATCGGATCTTCGAACGTACCGCCGCCCGCTTCCCCGCGCAGATCGCCATCGAGATCCCGCCCTCGGCGGCGAACCCCCGCCGCGCCAGGCATACCTACGCCGCCATCGACGCCGCTGCCGAGCGCCTGGCGGCGCGACTGCGGCCCCTCGTCCGGGGGGAGTGCGTCGTCGCCATCCTCCTGCCACGGGTGTCGCACCACATCTTTGTGGCCCAGCTCGCCGTCCTCAAAGCCGGCGCCGCCTATACCTGCATCGAGCCCGACCTGCCCGCCGAGCGAGTCCGCTTCGTTCTCGAGGACTCCCGAGCGGTGGCGGTGCTGACCTCTTCAGCCTGGAAAGGCTTGGCGGAAGGCGCGGCTACCCCGGCGGAGCGATGCATCGATGCGGTGGCTTGTATCGATGCTCTCGAGGCGGGCCGCGATCACGAGGGACGCCACACCGCCGCAGCGAGGCGCGGCCGCTCGGCCGCCTCGAGGTCGGAAGTCGGTTCCGGAGCGCCGGTGGCCGGTGCTCCGCCCACGCCCGCTTGGCTCCAGCCCACCAGCCTTTGCTACGTCATCTATACCTCGGGCACCACGGGCTGGCCCAAGGGCGTCATGATCGAGCATCGCAGCATCGTCAACCTGATGGTGGCGGATGCGGCCTTTTTCGACCTGAACCCGCGCGACCGTATCGGGCAACTTTCGTCTTGTGCCTACGACTCCTCGGTGGAGGAGATCTACCTCGCCTTTGCCGTGGGCGCGACGCTCGTCCTCATGGACGACGATGTGAACCGCTTGGGCCCGGACCTCGTGCCTTGGCTGCGGAAGGAACGCCTGACGATGTTCTGTCCGGCCCCCACGCTTCTCCGTACTTGTCCGGAGGCGCGGCCGGAGCAGGACCTGCCGGATTTGCACACGATCTACGTCGGCGGCGAGGAGCTGACACCCGACGTGGCCAACCGCTGGGCGCCGGGCCGGAGGTTCGTCAACGGCTACGGACCGACGGAGTGCGCCGTCGTCGTCACCCAGGCGCGGGTGCGGGAGGGCTTGCCGATCACGATCGGTGCGCCGGTGGAGAACAACCGCGCCTGGATCTTGGACGCGGAGCTGCGCGAGGTGGGTGCAGGTGAAACGGGGGAGCTCTGCATCGAGGGCGTGAACGTGGCTCGCGGCTACCTCCACCGCCCGGACCTCACGCAGGAGAAGTTCGTCGACCACCCGCGATACGGCCGCATCTATCGCACCGGGGATCTAGTGCAGCGGGACGCGGCGGGGGCGCTGCTCTACCTCGGGCGGATCGACGCGCAGGTGCAGATTCGCGGTCATCGCGTCGAGCTCGGCGCCATCGAATCGCACCTGTCCGAATGTGAGGGCATCGCCGCGGCCGCCTGCAAGCTGCAGGAGGACGGCCGTCTCGTCGCCTATGTGGTCTCCCGGAACGGCAAGCCGCCGGGGGTGGAGACGCTCCGCTCCGGGCTCGCGCGCCGCCTGCCGGAGTACATGCTGCCCGTGCACTACATGTTCGTGGACGACCTGCCGCGGATGCCGGCGAGCGGCAAGATCGACCGCCGCGCTCTGCCGGAGATCCGCTTCGAGGACGAGGGGCGCGGCCGGCGCGAAGGCTCGGCGCCGCGGAGCGAGCTCGAGTGGCTGGTGGCGGACGCCATGGCGAAGCACCTGCGCTTCTCCAGTCACGTCTCGGTGTTCGACGATTTCTTCCACGACCTCGGAGGCAACTCGCTCATCGCCGCCCAGGTGATCTCGTCCTTGCGGGCCGACGAGCGCACCGCAGGTCTCACCGTGCGGGATCTGTACGAAGCGCGGACCATCGCGGCCCTCGCCGCCAAAGCGGCGCCGGGGAGCACGGCGCGGCAAAGAACGGCGCCGGTGACGCGCCGGCGCTGGTCCGGCCGCCGGGTCGCTCTCGGCTCGGTGGTTCAGTGCACCTGCATCCTCATGGGCGGAGTGGGCGCGGCCGCCGCGGCGTTCGTTCTCCTGCTGCACCTGCTCCCGGCGCTTCTCCAGCGCACCGGTCTGGCGTTCTTGGGCTTAGCCCTGCCGTGGCTGCTCTTCGCCGGTCGCGCTCTCTGGTTGCCCGTGGCGTTCCTCCTCGCGGTGGGGACGAAGAAGCTGCTCATCGGTCGCTACACCGCCGGACGCACGCCCTACCTCGGCAGCCTGTACGTGCGGCACTGGATCGTGCAGCGCGTGGTGAGCCTCGTTCCGTGGGGGCTCTTGGAGGGAACGACCTTGAAGAACGCCTGCCTGCGCGCCCTGGGAGCGCGGGTCGGGCGCAACGTCACTATCCACACCGGGGTGGAGTTGCGCGCCGGTGGCTGGGACCTGCTCGAGATCGGCGACGACGTGACGCTCGGGCGCGACGCGATGCTCAAGCTCGCGAGCGTCCACGATCAGGAGTTCGTCCTCGGACCGATCACGATCGGTAGCGGCGCGACGGTGGAGACGCGCGCTTGCCTGTCGGCGTACAGCAGCATGGGGGAGGAGAGCTGTCTCACCACGCTTTCCATGCTGCCCGCGGGCTCCAGCATCCCGCCGGGGGAGACCTGGGACGGGATCCCGGCCGCCGGTGTGGCGCGGACGCGGCCCGCGCCTGCGCTCACCACGCAGGAGCGCCATTGGTCGCCGGCGGCGCACGGCGCCTTGCTTCTCTTGCTGGAGTTCGTCCTCGGGCCGCTCGTGCAGTTGCCGTTCTTCGCCGTCCTCCTCGGCTGCGCTCTGTACTGGCAGGTCGATGGCGCCGGTGTCGTCCGCTGGCTTTGGGCCCCGCAAGCGCCGGCGCCCGGAACTCTCGTCGTTCTCGCCCTGGCGGTGATGCTGGGGGCGGCGCTGGTCCTGCCGCTTCGCGCCCTCGCCTGCCGCGCCATGGGGCGAACACCGGCGGGAGTGCACTCGCGCTGGGGTTTCCACTTCCTGCGCCTTTTCTACAAGGGCCGCAGTGTGGAAGCAGCCGGGAAGGTGCTGAACGGAACGCTGTTCTGGCCCGCGTGGCTCCGTCTCGCCGGCATGCGCGTCGGCCGGAAGTGCGAGATCAGCTCGATCATGGAAGTCGTCCCGGAGCTCGTCGTCCTCGGCGACGAATCCTTCTTTGCCGATGGCATCTACCTCGGTGCGCCGCGGCTCGACCGCGGCACCGTGTCCTGCGGCGAGACGGTCCTCGGGAACAACACCTTCCTCGGCAACCACGTCGTCGTGCCCTCCGGGAGCCGGTTGCCCGGGGACATCCTCCTCGGCGTCTGCACCCGCGCCGACCCGAAGCGCATCCGGCCAGGAACCTCGTGGTTCGGTCACCCGCTGCTCGAGTTGCCCCGGCGCGAAGTGATCGCCGCCGACCGGCGCTTGACCCACGATCCCGCCTGGTACCGCTACGCCACCCGGGTGTTCTGGGAGATCTCGCGGTCACTCTTACCGGCGCTGCCGCTGCTCCTTCTCCTCGCCTGGTTCAAGCGGGTAGTGCACGGCTACGAGGTGCAGCCGCGCACGGTCTTCACCCTCATCACCTTGCCGGGCACCACGCTGGTGGCGCTCGCCATCCCGCCGGCCCTCGTGCTCGGTCTCAAGTGGGCGCTTCTCGGGCGCGTGCGCGAGGGACGGCACTGGTTGTGGTCGTGCTGGTGTGGGCGCTGGGATCTTCTCTACGTCGCCTGGGCGGACTGGGCGCACGGCATTCTCTCCTTCTTCGAAGGCACCGTGTGCATGACCTGGTGGTTGCGGGCCATGGGAGCTCGCATCGGCAGGCGCGTCGTTCTCGGCAGCGGCTTTGCCCAGTTGGTCGACCCGGACATGCTGCGCTGCGACGACGACGCCACCGTCGCCTGCCTGTTCCAGGCGCACAGTTTCGAGGACCGGGTGCTGAAGATCGCTCCGGTTCACATCGGCGCCGGATGTTCCCTCGCGAGCGGGGCCGTGCTCATGTATGGCGCCGAGATCGGCGCCGGGACGGAGGTGGGGGAGAACAGCGTGGTGATGAAGCACGAGCACCTGCTGCCGCACCACTCGTACGTCGGCTTCCCCACGCAGCTCTGCACCCCGCAGGAGCCGGTGGCGCTGCCCGTGTCGATGGAGGGCGCGGCATGA
- a CDS encoding helix-turn-helix domain-containing protein: protein MVLDPKTLADQIARIAVLDEPLRRDLYLFVSNRGGEVSRDEAAKALGVSRALVAFHLDKLVEGGLLETTYRRISGRTGPGAGRPAKLYRLSAKQLELSLPERRYELAAQLLLQALERMPAKGGRQAVHDVAHGWGQRLGVEARARASPAVTSERLFQEATEVLSQCGFEPRWEARGHLALRNCPFEAIASEHRDLVCGMNLALMQGLLAGLGLDALSAKLDPQPGMCCVILGLDPSRSPTDQSPICG from the coding sequence ATGGTGCTCGACCCCAAGACCTTGGCCGACCAAATAGCCCGGATCGCGGTTCTGGACGAGCCGCTCCGGAGAGACCTGTACCTCTTCGTTTCCAATCGGGGCGGCGAGGTGAGCCGGGACGAGGCGGCGAAGGCCCTGGGTGTCTCCCGCGCCCTCGTGGCATTTCATCTCGACAAGCTGGTCGAGGGAGGTCTCCTGGAGACCACCTACCGGCGGATTTCCGGACGGACCGGCCCGGGTGCGGGTCGGCCTGCCAAGCTTTACCGCCTGTCCGCGAAGCAGCTCGAGCTGAGCCTCCCGGAACGCCGCTACGAACTCGCGGCGCAGCTGCTCCTCCAGGCTCTCGAGCGGATGCCGGCCAAGGGCGGTCGCCAAGCCGTGCATGACGTCGCCCATGGGTGGGGCCAACGGCTGGGTGTCGAAGCACGCGCCCGTGCGAGCCCGGCCGTCACCTCGGAACGGCTGTTCCAAGAAGCCACCGAGGTGCTGAGTCAGTGCGGCTTCGAGCCCCGCTGGGAGGCGCGGGGTCATCTGGCGCTGCGCAACTGCCCCTTCGAAGCCATCGCCAGCGAACACCGAGACCTCGTCTGCGGGATGAACCTGGCGTTGATGCAGGGCTTGCTCGCCGGCCTCGGCCTCGATGCCTTGAGCGCCAAGCTCGACCCCCAACCGGGCATGTGCTGTGTCATCCTGGGTCTCGATCCGAGCCGGAGCCCTACCGATCAGAGTCCCATTTGCGGTTGA
- a CDS encoding non-heme iron oxygenase ferredoxin subunit, with protein MAEFVKVAVRSEIEPGQAHLVEVKGQQIALFNVGGQFCALANNCTHRGGPLADGELSGYEIMCPLHGARFDVRTGEVLGPPAEEAVACYSVRVTGEDVEVGV; from the coding sequence GTGGCCGAATTCGTGAAGGTCGCAGTGAGAAGCGAGATCGAACCCGGTCAGGCCCACCTGGTCGAGGTGAAGGGCCAGCAGATTGCCTTGTTCAACGTGGGCGGCCAGTTCTGCGCCCTCGCCAACAACTGTACGCACCGGGGCGGGCCGCTCGCCGACGGTGAGTTGTCGGGGTACGAAATCATGTGCCCGCTGCACGGCGCTCGCTTCGACGTCCGCACCGGTGAGGTGTTGGGTCCACCGGCGGAAGAAGCGGTCGCCTGCTACAGCGTGCGTGTCACCGGGGAAGACGTCGAGGTGGGTGTCTAG
- a CDS encoding 4'-phosphopantetheinyl transferase superfamily protein has translation MRAPVAPAAEPAAAAEQLWVGAVEVSLWWARLDVSPHHLERCRDLLAPEERAAGEARRHNRDRYVAARGLLRQVLGRHLGIEPARLRFGHSPQGKPFLRDLAAAPAFSASRSGAWLGIALTTHGAVGLDIERLRHDVDCRVVAEQLFAPGERAALSALAPAARRQAFFSCWVRREACLKGIGTGLALPPEQLEVGVEPALARVTCQHHRWLVQNVTAPQAGYVAAVAVENGV, from the coding sequence ATGAGGGCGCCGGTCGCGCCCGCAGCCGAACCCGCTGCCGCGGCAGAACAGCTTTGGGTCGGCGCCGTCGAGGTGTCGCTCTGGTGGGCGCGCTTGGACGTATCGCCGCACCACCTCGAGCGCTGCCGCGACCTGTTGGCGCCAGAGGAGCGGGCCGCAGGCGAGGCCAGGCGCCACAACAGGGACCGCTACGTCGCCGCGCGCGGCCTCTTGCGCCAGGTCCTCGGCCGGCACCTCGGGATCGAACCGGCGCGGCTTCGCTTCGGCCATTCGCCCCAGGGGAAACCTTTCCTCCGTGACCTCGCCGCCGCTCCTGCATTCAGCGCTTCCCGTTCCGGAGCTTGGCTGGGGATCGCCTTGACCACCCACGGCGCCGTCGGCCTCGACATCGAACGGCTGCGGCATGACGTAGACTGCAGGGTGGTGGCGGAGCAGCTGTTCGCCCCCGGGGAGCGGGCGGCGCTCTCGGCGCTCGCGCCGGCGGCGAGACGCCAGGCCTTCTTCTCTTGCTGGGTGCGACGAGAGGCCTGCCTGAAGGGCATCGGCACCGGCCTGGCGCTGCCGCCGGAGCAGCTCGAGGTCGGCGTCGAACCGGCTCTCGCTCGTGTCACGTGCCAGCACCACCGCTGGCTGGTGCAGAACGTCACGGCACCGCAGGCGGGCTATGTCGCCGCCGTCGCCGTCGAGAACGGGGTCTGA